Proteins encoded together in one Myotis daubentonii chromosome 17, mMyoDau2.1, whole genome shotgun sequence window:
- the TMEM64 gene encoding transmembrane protein 64 has protein sequence MEGRLPARGPGTTRGRLAAVGRARCGRGLALGCALAALGLASLALARRALRHLLRWAEGLPPPLGPLLFALGFVAVSFPCAWGYLALSVAAGYLYGFAPGLALVAAGALLGTGLAHGVCRRLLAARVAARVRGSERLSAVVRVVQGAGGLKVVALARLTPIPFGLQNAVFSMTELPLPSYLLASSAGLLPTQLLNSYLGTTLRTMEDVIAEQTVSGYVVFCLQVLISIGLMFYVVHRAQVELKAALVTCEVELEAPLVSSGQPDSGIDVV, from the exons ATGGAGGGCCGCCTGCCGG CGCGCGGCCCGGGGACGACCCGGGGGCGGCTGGCCGCGGTGGGGCGCGCGCGCTGCGGCCGGGGCCTGGCGCTGGGCTGCGCGCTGGCGGCGCTGGGCCTGGCCTCGCTGGCGCTGGCCCGCCGCGCGCTGCGGCACCTGCTGCGCTGGGCCGAGGGCCTGCCGCCGCCGCTGGGCCCGCTGCTCTTCGCGCTGGGCTTCGTGGCCGTGTCCTTCCCCTGCGCCTGGGGCTACCTGGCGCTGAGCGTGGCCGCCGGCTACCTGTACGGCTTCGCGCCGGGCCTGGCGCTCGTGGCCGCGGGCGCGCTGCTCGGCACCGGCCTGGCGCACGGGGTCTGCCGGCGGCTGCTGGCGGCGCGCGTGGCGGCCCGGGTGCGAGGCAGCGAGCGGCTCAGCGCCGTCGTCCGCGTGGTGCAGGGCGCCGGCGGCCTCAAGGTGGTGGCGCTGGCCCGACTGACGCCCATCCCGTTCGGGCTGCAGAACGCGGTGTTCTCG ATGACCGAGCTCCCCTTACCCAGCTACCTGCTGGCGTCCTCTGCGGGGCTGCTGCCCACCCAGCTCCTGAACTCATACCTGGGCACCACGCTGCGGACCATGGAAGATGTTATTGCGGAGCAGACTGTTAGTGGatatgttgttttttgtttacaG GTTCTCATCAGCATCGGCCTCATGTTCTATGTGGTCCATCGAGCGCAAGTGGAGCTGAAGGCGGCTCTTGTCACCTGTGAAGTGGAACTGGAAGCCCCGCTGGTGAGCAGCGGGCAGCCGGACAGCGGCATCGATGTCGTGTGA